The genomic interval CTCCTGATGCAGAATATTTCTTACCGGATGAGACGTGGATAAGCCCACTTCATAATGACGAGGTAGTAAGTTATTTTACAGTTGAAAAAGGTCGGGAATATCTTGCAGAAACCGGGCGTATTGATGGATGGGTGGTAACCTTTAAAAGAGGGACAAACACTGTCATTGCTCCTGAAGAAATACATGACAATGTGGTAATGTACAAGACTACTGAGGGAGCACAACTTGCAATTACGAAGTATATTGGCCTGCAAGTTACAGAAGGTAGCTTTACTGAAATTATAGATCCACAAAAGATTGGGGAGTTAAATCGTACTTTTATTTGGAAAGAAATGCAATCAAGCGGTGAATATCGCGTTTCGTATCTGGTTTATTTCTGCTATCGTAACTATATCCATTTGGTTTCTGGTTGGGGCTGGGAACATGAGGTTGAACTGGAATATGTGGAAAATATTGCAAGAATTCTTCTTACAAAACTTCAAGCAGCACCTCTTTCAAATCCATAATTAAACAAGATATCTATTCTTTTTTTGGTATAGATAAAAGGCATCCATGCTATACCAATTGAGAACCTTTCCTCCCCCCTTGATAGTGCAAGGTTTTTTCTGTAAATTCGGTCAAGTGCTTCCTCGAAAGAAAACGAACGAGCTAGTCTGAACCTTGAAAAGTCAAATACGTTCTACCGGTCAACCATTCGTCGCTAATCTCGTTGAGCACAGCGGAAACCAGACGCAGGCAAGAAGCTGGGTTGGGGAAGATACTCACCACACGTACCCGGCGGCGAACTTCACGGTGTAGTCGTTCCACGTCTGGGTGGGAGGAGGCTGCGATCTCAACACCGATTGTTCCCCCCGCCACCTGGACCCCAACCCCAATACAGACGATCATTCCGTTCTCGTGGATAAGGTTGAATTCAGGACAATCCTTACTGCGCGATAAAATTACTGCAAAGTGGAGAGTAATTAATCTACGAGTTTTCCGCGATAGTCATGACGAACTGGCGATAAACAAGGTAAAATTAATGCAGTTCATTCTGGGTGAGGGTTGATCTATGCTTAATACAACGATCCTTGAAATATATCTCATTTCAGAGCAGGTCAAGGAAACCGATCTACTCACCATCTATCGGGGGAAGAACATACAAACAGATCAAGCAGTGATCGCGACCGCGGTCAAGCCCAAGAAAGTCACTGCGGAGGACTTTCTGGCGCGCTTCGAGCCGCTGGCGAAGCCGATTGGACAGGTTGATTCTCCTCACGTCGCCAAGATGCT from Candidatus Zixiibacteriota bacterium carries:
- a CDS encoding transposase, whose translation is MIVCIGVGVQVAGGTIGVEIAASSHPDVERLHREVRRRVRVVSIFPNPASCLRLVSAVLNEISDEWLTGRTYLTFQGSD